The genomic window TCATGTCCACGCGCGAAACACCGGAAACCCGGCGTGCGACGCTGGCGTTGGGGATCTCGCAGATCTCCGCCGGAAGCCGCACCAATCCCGGGGGCTATTCCGACGGCGTCCAGGAAACCGACGCCCAGTTCCAACTCGGCGATCACCGTCCCTTGAACGAGGTGATCCGGGATCTGGCCGACATGGGTTACATTCCGTCTTTTTGCACGGCCTGCTACCGGCTGGGACGCACCGGGCACGATTTCATGGAACTGGCCAAGCCGGGAGACATCAAGTACCGCTGCGACCCGAACGCTCTGTCGACTTTCCTGGAATACCTGCTCGACTACGCCTCGCCGGATACCGTCGCCGCCGGCGAAAGGCTCATCGAGAAACAGCTGGCGCGCATGGACGACAGGCTGCGTCGAACGGCTTCGAAGATGCTCGACAAGGTGCGTGGCGGGCGGCGCGACGTTTACATTTGAGCGGGCTCTCCTTGCGGAGGTGACGGACTCGTGATCGAATGACGCCATCAAGGATCGAACGATGTTTGGAAGGCCGTGCCGCATTGGGTGAAGGGATGAGGATGACGGACAGCGACTTTCGAATCGAACGGGACCTGATCGGCGAGTTGCCCGTCCCCATGGCGGAGCTTCACGGCATCCACACGGCCCGTGCAATGGAGAATTTCCCCCTGGCCGGCCGGCCCGTTCATCCTGCCCTGGTGCGTGCCTTCGGGGAGGTCAAGCTGGCCTGCGCCCGGACAAACCGAAGTCTCGGGGTCTGGAAGGACGAGCCTCGGAAAGCCGACGCCATTGAAACCGCCTGCGCGGAAATGGCCGAAGGGCGATTGACCGGTCACGTGGTGGTGGACCTGCTGCAGGGAGGCGCCGGCACCAGCACGAACATGAACGTCAACGAAGTGCTCGCCAATCGCGCCCTCGGACTGCTGGGAGAACCGCATGGACGGTACGACCGGGTGTCGCCGCTGGACGACATCAACCTGCATCAGTCCACCAACGACACTTATCCGACGGCCCTGAAGCTCGCGGCCATTCGCGCGTTGAGGGACCTCGAAGCCCGCGTCCTCGAATTGCAGGAAGAATTCCAGTCCCTGGAAAAACGCTTCGCGCATGTGGTCAAGGTGGGACGGACGCAGCTGCAGGACGCCGTGCTGACAACCCTCGGACGCGAGATGGGCGCCTACGCCGAGGCATTCGGCCGGGACCGCTGGCGCATTTACAAGTGCGAAGAACGTCTGCGCGTGGTCAACCTGGGCGGGACGGCGATCGGCACGGGACTTGGCGCGCCGCGGGATTTCATCTTCCGGGTGACGGACGCCCTGCGCGCCAACACCGGCATTGGGTTCGCCCGGGCCGAAAACCTCGTGGAGGCCACGCAGAACGCCGACGTCTTCGTCGAGGTCTCCGGCATCATGAAAGCTTGCGCCGCGACTTTGCTCAAGGTTTGCGGCGACCTGCGCCTCATGTCCTCCGGTCCGGAAACCGGCCTGGCGGAGATCGCTCTGCCCGCGCGCCAGTCGGGATCGTCGATCATGCCGGGCAAGGTGAACCCGGTCATTCCCGAAGCGGCCAGCCAGGCTTCAATGCTCGTGTTCGGATATGACGCCGCGCTCACTATCGCCTGTGCATCGGGGAGCCTGGAATTGAATCCTTTCCTGCCGCTCGTGGCGGCGACCCTGCTGGACGGAGCCGACCTGCTGGCGCGAAGCTGCGACATGCTGCGCCGGCTGTGCGTTGCCGGGATCGAAGCCAACGAGGAACAATGCCGGAGCCGGGTGCGCAATTCCACCGCGGCGGCCACGGCGTTGCTCCCGGTGCTGGGCTACGAAGGGGTGTGCGGGGTTGTCGAGCGCGCCCGCCGGGAGCGGCGGAGCGTGCGTGAAATCGTGTTGGACGAGAACATCCTGACCGCCGAGCGGTTCGAGGAACTGATCAGCCCGGAGGCCGTGTGCCGGCTGGGAACCTCTTGAACGAGGACGCCGCATCGTCGTGATGAAGACACCCAAGAGCATGCGTTTGCACATCGGCATTTTCGGCCGCCGCAACGTCGGCAAGTCGAGCCTGCTCAACGCCGTGACAAGGCAGGAAGTGGCCATCGTTTCCGAGATCGCGGGCACGACCACCGACCCCGTGGAGAAACCGATGGAACTGTTGCCGCTCGGCCCCGTGTTGTTCATCGATACGGCCGGCATCGATGACGAAGGGGCGCTCGGGGAATTGCGCGTGCGCAAGACACGCCAGGTATTCGACCGCACGGACCTTGGCGTGCTGGTGGCTGAAGCCGGCCTCTGGGGCGGATTCGAAGACCGGATGCTCGAAGAGCTGAGCGCTCACGGGATCCCCGTGGTGATCGTGCTGAACAAGAGCGACCTGGGGAAGCCCGATCCCGGCCTGCTACGGAAACTGGCGGATCGCAAGCTTCCGGCGGTTTCGCTGAGCGCCCGGTCCGGCGAGGGCATCCTGTCGTTCCGCCGGGCGCTGCTCGACAACGCCCCCGCCGACCTGATCGACAATCCCGCCATTGCGGGGGACCTCGTGGGACCCGGCGAAATGGCGATCCTGGTCATTCCCATCGACAAGGAGGCGCCCAAGGGTCGCCTCATTCTGCCGCAGGTACAGACCATTCGGGACCTGCTGGACAGCGATGCCTTTTGCCTCATGGTCAAGGAACGCGAATTGCGGCGAGCCCTCGATCGGTTGAACGCTCCGCCCCGACTGGTGATCACCGATTCGCAGGCGTTTCTCAAGGTCGCGGCCGACGTGCCGCCCGGCGTGCCGTTCACCAGCTTTTCGATCCTGTTTTCGCGCTACAAGGGCGATCTGCTCACCCAGGTGCAGGGGGCGCTCGCCGTCGATCGGCTCAAGGCGGGGGATCGCGTGATCGTCGCCGAAGCCTGCAGCCACCACCCCATCGGCGACGACATCGGCCGGGTCAAGATACCGCGCTGGCTGACCCAATACGTCGGCGGCAAGCTCGAATTCGATCACGTCCAGGGACACGATTTCCCGGAAGATCTGTCGCCTTACCGGCTCGTGATCCACTGCGGCGCCTGCATGTGGAACCGGCGGGAGATGCTCACCCGGATCCTGCACTGCCGGCAGGCGGGGGTCCCGATCACCAACTACGGCGTGGTGATCGCCTACAGCCTGGGGATCCTCGAACGCGCCCTGGAACCCTTTCCGGCGGCCCTCCGCGTCTATCGCGAGGCGAAGGGCGCCGCCCGCGGGCCAGGAGGAGACGGCGATGGCCGCCGATGATGACCGCGCACGGGTCCTGGCCTGGCTGCGGGAAGAAGACCCGCGGCGGCTGGAAGCCCTCTGGCGCATGGCCGATACAATCCGCCGGGAACACGTGGGCGACGCGGTGCATCTGCGCGGGCTGATCGAAATAAGCGCCCACTGCGGGCGCCAGTGCTTCTATTGCGGCCTGAGGGCGGAAAACGCGCGCATCGAGCGCTACAGGATGCGCGCGGACGAAATCATGGACACCGTGCGCGAAGCGGAGCGCCGCGGCTATGGGACGGTGGTCCTGCAATCGGGGGAAGATTTCGGGCTGACCCGATTCTGGGTCGAATCCCTCGTCGAACGGATAAAGCGCGAAACGGGGCTCGCGGTGACTCTGGGCCTCGGGGAGCGATCCGAAGCCGAGTTGGCGGCCTGGCGCCGGGCCGGCGCCGACCGCTACCTGCTGAAGTTCGAAACCTCGGACCGGGAGCTCTACCGGCAGATACATCCGCCGTTGCCGGGCCGCAGCTCGGAGCGCATCGCCATCCTCGGAACGCTCCGGACGCTCGGATACGAGACCGGCAGCGGGGTGATGGTCGGCATCCCCGGACAAAGCTATGCGAGCCTGGCTGAAGACATCCTGCTGTTTCGGGAGCTGGACCTGGACATGATCGGGATCGGCCCGTATCTGCCGCACCCGGACACTCCCATGGGTCGGGGCCAATGGCGGCCCGGCATCGCCGCGGAGGAGCAGGTGCCCAACTCGGAGCAAATGACCTGTAAGGTGATTGCCCTGGCAAGACTCACCTGCCCGGATGCGAACATTCCGAGCACCACGGCCCTGGCCACCCTGAACAGGGTCCGCGGAGTGGAGCTGGGCCTGATGCGGGGCGCCAACGTCTTCATGCCCAACCTCACGCCCCGCCGCTACCGGGTCAATTACCAGATTTATCCCGGCAAGGCCTATCTTGCCGACTCGGCTCCCGGTGCGCCCGGAATCGAAGATCGCATCAGACGAATGGGACGCATCATAGGGATGGGTCCCGGGAGGCGCGTCATGCGCGTTCGGAGCTCTCCGGGCCTTAGAGCCTCACTGAGCTGATTGAATGGAGATTCTTAATGAGTGATACGAAGGAAACGGCCGAACTTGCGATCTGCATGGGAAGCTCATGCTTTTCGAGGGGAAACAAGCACAACATCAAGATCATCAAGGAATACATCGACCGCCACGGACTCTGCGGCCGGGTGGCGCTCAAGGGGCATCTGTGCGAAGGGCTCTGCAAGGACGGTCCGAACATCACGCTGAACGGCGAAGTCTTTCATTCCATCGATTCGGCTTCCATCAACGTGCTGCTTGAAGAGAACATCAGGAAGCAGGAATAGTGAACGACGATGAACAATCATGCACCGATCATATTCACGGAAAGGACGGAGTGCCAGGACTGCTTCAAGTGCATCCGGGAATGCCCCGTCAAGGCGATCAAGGTGGAAAACGCCTGTGCGGCCGTCATCCCTCAGCTGTGCGTGCTGTGCGGCCATTGCGTGGAGGTCTGTCCCAACGGGGCAAAACACGTTCGGGACGATCTCGAACAGGCTCGGCAGCTTCTCAAGGAGAAGGACCAGGTGTTTGCGTCCCTGGCCCCGTCATTTGTGAGCGAGTTTCCGGACATCCCGCCTTCGGCGATCATCCGGGCCTTGAAGAAGCTGGGGTTCGCCGGGGTTTCAGAAACCGCCCTGGGAGCCGAACGGGTTTCGGGCAGCGTTGCCGGGCAACTTCGGGACAAGACGCCGCGAGTGATCATCTCGACGGCTTGCCCGGTGGTGGTGAACTACCTGGGCAGGTACCACCCCCAGTATGCCGAATGCCTGTCTCCCTACGTGTCACCCGTACTGGCCCACTGTGAGCTGCTGCGCGAAACCTACGGGCCGTCCATCGGCATCGTGTTTTTCAGCCCGTGCATCGCCAAGAAAGGGGAGGCCGACAACAATTCCCAGCTGCTCGACATCGCCTTGACCTTCGAGGACATGCGGCACTGGCTGCAGCTCGAACAAATCGCTTTCCAGCCGGGTCGCGGCGACGAGGAATCCTTTGTGCCGTATTCGGCCCAGGAAGGAGCGCTTTATCCCATCGACGGAGGGATGGTGGCGGGGGTAAAAGCCGGCTGCAGCGTGATGGAGGCCGAATGCATGTCTTTTTCGGGAATCCGCAACATCCAGAAGGCCATGGCCGATCTGAGCGACATGCGGC from Syntrophobacter fumaroxidans MPOB includes these protein-coding regions:
- a CDS encoding aspartate ammonia-lyase produces the protein MRMTDSDFRIERDLIGELPVPMAELHGIHTARAMENFPLAGRPVHPALVRAFGEVKLACARTNRSLGVWKDEPRKADAIETACAEMAEGRLTGHVVVDLLQGGAGTSTNMNVNEVLANRALGLLGEPHGRYDRVSPLDDINLHQSTNDTYPTALKLAAIRALRDLEARVLELQEEFQSLEKRFAHVVKVGRTQLQDAVLTTLGREMGAYAEAFGRDRWRIYKCEERLRVVNLGGTAIGTGLGAPRDFIFRVTDALRANTGIGFARAENLVEATQNADVFVEVSGIMKACAATLLKVCGDLRLMSSGPETGLAEIALPARQSGSSIMPGKVNPVIPEAASQASMLVFGYDAALTIACASGSLELNPFLPLVAATLLDGADLLARSCDMLRRLCVAGIEANEEQCRSRVRNSTAAATALLPVLGYEGVCGVVERARRERRSVREIVLDENILTAERFEELISPEAVCRLGTS
- the hydF gene encoding [FeFe] hydrogenase H-cluster maturation GTPase HydF; this translates as MMKTPKSMRLHIGIFGRRNVGKSSLLNAVTRQEVAIVSEIAGTTTDPVEKPMELLPLGPVLFIDTAGIDDEGALGELRVRKTRQVFDRTDLGVLVAEAGLWGGFEDRMLEELSAHGIPVVIVLNKSDLGKPDPGLLRKLADRKLPAVSLSARSGEGILSFRRALLDNAPADLIDNPAIAGDLVGPGEMAILVIPIDKEAPKGRLILPQVQTIRDLLDSDAFCLMVKERELRRALDRLNAPPRLVITDSQAFLKVAADVPPGVPFTSFSILFSRYKGDLLTQVQGALAVDRLKAGDRVIVAEACSHHPIGDDIGRVKIPRWLTQYVGGKLEFDHVQGHDFPEDLSPYRLVIHCGACMWNRREMLTRILHCRQAGVPITNYGVVIAYSLGILERALEPFPAALRVYREAKGAARGPGGDGDGRR
- the hydE gene encoding [FeFe] hydrogenase H-cluster radical SAM maturase HydE; amino-acid sequence: MAADDDRARVLAWLREEDPRRLEALWRMADTIRREHVGDAVHLRGLIEISAHCGRQCFYCGLRAENARIERYRMRADEIMDTVREAERRGYGTVVLQSGEDFGLTRFWVESLVERIKRETGLAVTLGLGERSEAELAAWRRAGADRYLLKFETSDRELYRQIHPPLPGRSSERIAILGTLRTLGYETGSGVMVGIPGQSYASLAEDILLFRELDLDMIGIGPYLPHPDTPMGRGQWRPGIAAEEQVPNSEQMTCKVIALARLTCPDANIPSTTALATLNRVRGVELGLMRGANVFMPNLTPRRYRVNYQIYPGKAYLADSAPGAPGIEDRIRRMGRIIGMGPGRRVMRVRSSPGLRASLS
- a CDS encoding (2Fe-2S) ferredoxin domain-containing protein, producing the protein MSDTKETAELAICMGSSCFSRGNKHNIKIIKEYIDRHGLCGRVALKGHLCEGLCKDGPNITLNGEVFHSIDSASINVLLEENIRKQE